The proteins below come from a single Rosa rugosa chromosome 2, drRosRugo1.1, whole genome shotgun sequence genomic window:
- the LOC133733700 gene encoding tropinone reductase homolog At2g29330-like isoform X1: MARTDINSRDRRWSLEGMTALVTGGTKGIGYAIVEELAGLGASVHTCARNEVLLNDCLSQWKLKGFHQVTGSVCDMVSKTQREELIHKVSLLFKGKLNILINNVGTNISKPTTEFTAEDYSFIMSTNLESTYNMCQLAHPLLKVSGAGNIILLSSVAGVVSFGEVAGSVYAATKGAMNQLAKNLACEWAKDKIRTNSVAPYFIRTPLAEPYLNDVKILEVVNSRTPLGRPGEPEEVSALVAFLCLPAASYITGQTICIDGGMTINGFSFQ, translated from the exons ATGGCGAGAACAGATATCAATAGCAGAGATAGGAGATGGTCTCTTGAGGGGATGACTGCACTTGTCACCGGTGGAACCAAAGGGATTGG TTATGCTATTGTGGAGGAATTGGCTGGACTAGGGGCAAGCGTACATACTTGTGCTAGAAATGAAGTCCTACTCAATGACTGCTTGAGTCAATGGAAGTTGAAGGGTTTTCATCAAGTTACTGGTTCGGTCTGTGATATGGTCTCAAAAACCCAACGAGAGGAGCTAATACACAAGGTCTCGTTACTGTTTAAAGGGAAACTTAACATCCTT ATAAACAATGTAGGAACAAATATATCAAAACCAACAACTGAGTTCACGGCTGAAGATTACTCATTCATCATGAGTACCAACCTTGAATCTACTTACAATATGTGCCAACTTGCACATCCTCTTCTCAAAGTTTCAGGAGCTGGTAACATAATTCTTTTATCATCTGTTGCTGGTGTGGTATCATTTGGGGAGGTTGCTGGGAGTGTATATGCCGCCACTAAAG GAGCAATGAATCAATTGGCAAAAAACTTAGCGTGTGAATGGGCGAAAGATAAGATAAGGACGAACAGTGTTGCACCTTATTTCATCAGAACTCCACTCGCTGAACCT TATCTGAATGATGTAAAAATTCTGGAGGTCGTGAACTCTCGAACCCCTTTAGGACGGCCTGGAGAGCCAGAAGAGGTGTCTGCATTGGTAGCATTTTTGTGCCTGCCCGCAGCCTCTTACATAACTGGACAGACTATTTGCATCGATGGAGGGATGACTATCAATGGCTTTTCATTCCAGTGA
- the LOC133733700 gene encoding tropinone reductase homolog At2g29170-like isoform X2, with protein MARTDINSRDRRWSLEGMTALVTGGTKGIGYAIVEELAGLGASVHTCARNEVLLNDCLSQWKLKGFHQVTGSVCDMVSKTQREELIHKVSLLFKGKLNILINNVGTNISKPTTEFTAEDYSFIMSTNLESTYNMCQLAHPLLKVSGAGNIILLSSVAGVVSFGEVAGSVYAATKVSE; from the exons ATGGCGAGAACAGATATCAATAGCAGAGATAGGAGATGGTCTCTTGAGGGGATGACTGCACTTGTCACCGGTGGAACCAAAGGGATTGG TTATGCTATTGTGGAGGAATTGGCTGGACTAGGGGCAAGCGTACATACTTGTGCTAGAAATGAAGTCCTACTCAATGACTGCTTGAGTCAATGGAAGTTGAAGGGTTTTCATCAAGTTACTGGTTCGGTCTGTGATATGGTCTCAAAAACCCAACGAGAGGAGCTAATACACAAGGTCTCGTTACTGTTTAAAGGGAAACTTAACATCCTT ATAAACAATGTAGGAACAAATATATCAAAACCAACAACTGAGTTCACGGCTGAAGATTACTCATTCATCATGAGTACCAACCTTGAATCTACTTACAATATGTGCCAACTTGCACATCCTCTTCTCAAAGTTTCAGGAGCTGGTAACATAATTCTTTTATCATCTGTTGCTGGTGTGGTATCATTTGGGGAGGTTGCTGGGAGTGTATATGCCGCCACTAAAG TATCTGAATGA